A genomic region of Dehalococcoidales bacterium contains the following coding sequences:
- the mtnA gene encoding S-methyl-5-thioribose-1-phosphate isomerase, whose translation MKQISYQPIEWLGDRVRLLDQTRLPGEEVYLEIADYREMAVAIKELKVRGAPAIGVAGAYGMVLGALAIKAGTIEEFRDRLQEVSRTLRSTRPTAKNLFIALDRMDAVAASGKDLTRTKAALIDEAISIHAGEAEATENLSRIGADLIQNGFTILTHCNTGPLATTGYGTALGVILYAHEQGKEVRVLADETRPLLQGARLTCWELQKAGIPVTLITDSMAGYFMSKGSVDCVIVGADRIAANGDTANKIGTYTVAVLAKENGVPFYVAAPTTTIDVSLASGDEIPIEERSPDEVTSFHGIHTTPEGCQAANPAFDVTPHRYITAIITERGIIREPFGEGIGGV comes from the coding sequence TTGAAACAAATCAGCTACCAACCGATAGAATGGCTCGGCGACCGGGTACGCCTGCTGGACCAGACCCGACTTCCCGGCGAAGAGGTCTACCTGGAAATTGCGGACTACCGCGAGATGGCTGTAGCCATTAAAGAGCTGAAGGTCCGGGGCGCTCCGGCCATAGGAGTGGCCGGTGCCTACGGAATGGTTCTCGGCGCTCTGGCAATCAAAGCCGGTACCATCGAGGAGTTCCGGGACAGGCTCCAGGAAGTCAGCCGGACACTGAGGAGTACCCGGCCCACTGCTAAAAACCTCTTCATTGCGCTGGACAGGATGGACGCCGTGGCCGCTTCCGGGAAGGACCTCACACGCACGAAGGCAGCCCTGATAGACGAGGCAATCAGCATCCACGCCGGGGAAGCCGAGGCCACCGAAAACCTGAGTCGGATTGGTGCCGACCTTATCCAGAACGGCTTCACCATCCTGACCCACTGCAATACCGGCCCGCTGGCGACCACCGGCTACGGTACCGCGCTGGGCGTCATACTATATGCCCACGAGCAGGGCAAGGAGGTCCGTGTGCTGGCCGACGAGACCCGTCCGCTGCTCCAGGGGGCACGCCTCACCTGCTGGGAGCTTCAAAAGGCCGGCATCCCGGTAACCCTGATTACCGACTCCATGGCGGGCTACTTTATGAGTAAAGGGAGTGTCGACTGCGTGATTGTGGGGGCGGATAGGATTGCCGCCAACGGGGACACTGCCAACAAGATAGGCACCTACACCGTGGCGGTACTGGCGAAAGAGAACGGCGTGCCCTTCTACGTGGCCGCACCGACGACCACCATCGACGTGTCTCTGGCCTCCGGTGACGAAATCCCGATAGAGGAGCGAAGTCCGGACGAGGTCACGAGCTTCCACGGTATCCACACTACCCCTGAGGGTTGCCAGGCCGCCAACCCCGCCTTCGACGTCACCCCGCATCGGTATATCACCGCCATCATCACCGAGCGTGGTATAATACGGGAACCGTTTGGGGAGGGGATTGGGGGAGTATGA